CTTCCAAATACATCAATAGCGGGCTTGTATGTATCATATTTTTTCTCTGAGATCCTAGACTCAAGATCACGAACCCTGCCTGCTTCTAATTCTTTAGTTTTTGTGGTCCGAGCGGAAAGCGCTGCGATTATAGCGGAGACCACGGCAGCTAAAGCCGCTGCAGCAGCGACGGTAAGAGTTACCCATACTGGCGTCATGTGCGTTTTCTTTGCCGAATCTGGCTATATGAGATCAAGGCGCCGGCGTGCTCCCGGCCGGGTGCTCGGGCTGCGGGCTGACGCCCGGTCCCGAGCACCCGGCCGGAGGCACGTGGGGCAGGCCGGTGCCGGAGGAATCCCATCACGGTGTGATTCGCTCCAGCATCGCCAAAATTGACGTTTCCGGCAGGCGATCCGTTGGCCGCATCAGGCCATGGTTGCCGGCGTCCTCAGGTCCCGAGGCACTCGGTCGCGCGGCCCTGACTGTCTGTGCTCAGGCGCCGGCGCGACCGAGCACCTCGGACCGAGGACCGTGGTTGCCCGCCGCTGTGGTTGCCGAGGGCGGGGCGTACCGTGGGTGCCGAAGGTTGCCCCACTCTGCTTCCTCCCGACTCGCCGCGCGGAGCCGACCGAAGAACGGGAATCAGGGAGCGCGGAACATGTGCGGAATGGTTGGAGTCACCGGACCGCCGAAAAGCAAAGTCCGCGCAGGTCAGCATGTGTCCGCTGGTTCAGTGACAGGCGGTCTTGAAAACCGCTAGGTCCTTACGGGGCCTCGTGGGTTCAAATCCCACACCCTCCGCCACCAGCACAGGAAACCCCCGCCGAACAGGCAAGACGTCGGATCGCCGGGGGTTTCCGCGTGTCCAGGGGCAGGGCGGTCGGCGAACACGATCTCCGCCCGCCGACCGGGCGGGTCCGCGGCTGACCGTCCGACGTGTCCATCCCGACCGGCCGCCGCGCCTCCCCGATCGGTCGCTGCGCTCACGCACGGTCGCCCGGAGCGAGGGTGAAGGGGAGCCCGTCGGTCCGGCTGATCGCCTTGCGTGCCGCCTGGTGTCCGGCTCGACGGAAGACGCCGGGGAAGGAGTCGATGATGCTGTGCCGGGCCCGTCGGAGCACCACCCTGGTGGCGATGAGCGGGCGGTCGGCCTCGCCGAGCAGCGGGACGCCCCGGGCGAGCGCGTGGGCGAACGTCCCGGGGGCGTCGGCGTCGCCGGGCGGGAAGCGGAACCGGTGGCCGCGCACGGTCCCCGGTGCGCTCAGCACCATCTCCGTCCACGGCACGCCCGAGAGGGTGAGCAGGACGCCTTCGCCGACCGCGTCGGCGCAGTCCCGCAGCTCCTCCGGCGGCACGGCATCGTCGGCCGACCGGGACCAGTCCACGGCGTCGACGAACTCGAACCCGGGCGCGCCATCGGGCAGCGGCTCGAAGTCCACCGAGACGTCGGCGGTGCCGCCCTGGCAGCTCGGCCGGGCGTAGTGGACCCGGACGCCGCGCACGGCGCGCGGGGGAAACAGCATGCGGCCCAGTGTCGCCGCCCGGCCCCGGCGCGGCAACGCCTTTCTCGACGGCGGAAAGCTCTCCGGTCGTATTCCCAGGTGAGGGGGTGCGGGAGGACAATCGGAGGGTAGTCCGTTTCGGCGCACATCGGGGGGACGCCATGACTACTCCCACGGCCCAGAAATGGCACCTCAAGGGCGACTGGTTCGACGCGTGCAAATGCGAGGTCCCGTGCCCCTGCTCGTTCGCCCGGCCGCCGACCTACGGCGACTGCGACGGCGTCCTGCTGTGGCACGTCCGCGAGGGCGACTACGGCGGCACCCGGCTCGACGGCCTCAACGTCGCGATGCTCGGCTCGTTCACCGGCAACGTGTGGAGTGGTGCCACCGACCGCTACGCCGCCGTCTTCATCGACGAGCGCGCCGACGAGAAACAGCGCGAAGCGCTGCAGACCATCTTCGGCGGCGAGGCCGGCGGCTGGCCGGCGCAGTTCGGCGCGATGTTCGACCCCGAGATGAGGGGAATGGAGTACGCCCCGATCGAGGCCTCGATCGCCGACGACCTCGCCGCGTGGAGCGTGCGGGTGCCGGGCAGGGCCGAGGCCGTGGTCGAGGCGCTGACCGGCCCGACCGCCGCGGAGGGCGCGCGGGTGCAGGTGCACAACCTCCCCGGGGCCGAGGTGGGGCCGGGGCAGGGCGCCGCGACCTGGGGCATGGCCACCACCGACCGCGCCGACGCCTTCGGCTTCCAATGGGACCGCTCCGGCCGCTCCAGCAAGCTCATCCCGTTCGACTGGTCCGGGCCGGACGGGTCCTGAGGTGGTCCGGCGGACGCAGGTGCGCGGCGTGCCCCCGCCGCGCACGTGGTCGAGGGCCGAGCTGCTCCTGGCCGGGACCCTGCTCGCGCTGGCGGCGGCCGCCTGGCTGCTCACCGGCGGCCTGGCCATGCCCGGCATGCGGATGGGGATCCTCACCGGGGCGCACCCGATGGAGCCGGATCCGCGGTCGCCGCTGATCGCCTTCGGCCTGTTCCTGCTCACCTGGGTCGTGATGATGGCGGCGATGATGCTGCCCGGCATCGCCCCGTTCATGGTGGGGGTCAGCCGGCTCATCAGGGCGCGCGCCAGACCCGGCACCCTGCCCGCGTTGACGGTCGGCTACCTGCTCGTGTGGGGTGCGGTCGGGGTACTCGGTTACCTCGTCGTGCGCGGATTCGACGCCGTCGCCATGGGAGGGGACGCGATCGCCGTGCGCGCGGGGGCCGCCGTGCTGCTCATCGCTGGCGCCTACCAGTTCACGCCGCTCAAGCGGTGGTGCCTGGTGCGCTGCCGGTCGCCGCTGGCGCTGGTCGTCAGGTACGCGGACCAGGCCGTCCGGAGCAGGAGAGGGGCGCTGCTGGTCGGCGTCGGCCACGGCGGCTACTGCCTCGGCTGCTGCTGGGCGCTGATGGCGGTCCTGCTGGCCGCGGGGGTGATGAGCCTGGCCTGGATGGCCGGCATCGCCGCGGTGATCGTGGTGGAGAAGGTCCTGCCCGGCGGTGAGCTGTTCGGCCGCGCGTTCGGCGCGCTGCTGGCCGGCATGGGCGCGCTCCTGCTGGTCGCGCCCGGACTGGTGACGGCGGCGGCGTAGCGGCCGCGTTCGCCGATCGAATGGGAGCGCTTCCAGGCGGATCGGCGCGCGGGCGTAGGATCGGTCCCCATGGAGAAACGCAAGCTCGGTAGGACCGGCAGGGACGTCGGCGCGGTGGGGTTCGGCGCGTGGCAGATCGGCGCCTCGTGGGGCGACGTCAGCGAGGACGACGCGCTGACGGCGCTGCGCGCGGCGGTCGACGCCGGCGTCACCTTCATCGACACCGCCGACGTGTACGGCGACGGCCGCAGCGAGCGGCTGGTCGGGCGAGTGCTCAAGGAGCATCCCGAACTGACGGTGGCCACGAAGATGGGGCGGCGCGTCGACCAGGAGTCCGCCGCCTACAACCCGGAGAACTTCCGGGCCTGGAACGACCGCTCCCGCGCCAACCTGGGCGTGGACACCATCGACCTGGTGCAGCTGCACTGCCCGCCCACGGCCGTGTACTCGGTCGACGCGGTGTTCGACGACCTGGACGCGATGGTCGCCGAGGGGCGCATCCGCGCCTACGGGGTGAGCGTGGAGACCTGCGCCCAGGCCCTGGCCGCCATCGAGCGCCCGGGCGTGGCCGGCGTGCAGATCATCCTGAACGCGTTCCGCCACAAGCCCCTGGAGGAGGTGCTGCCCGCGGCCCGCTCGGCCGGGGTCGGCATCATCGCCCGGGTCCCGCTGGCCAGCG
This sequence is a window from Spinactinospora alkalitolerans. Protein-coding genes within it:
- a CDS encoding DUF1326 domain-containing protein; translated protein: MTTPTAQKWHLKGDWFDACKCEVPCPCSFARPPTYGDCDGVLLWHVREGDYGGTRLDGLNVAMLGSFTGNVWSGATDRYAAVFIDERADEKQREALQTIFGGEAGGWPAQFGAMFDPEMRGMEYAPIEASIADDLAAWSVRVPGRAEAVVEALTGPTAAEGARVQVHNLPGAEVGPGQGAATWGMATTDRADAFGFQWDRSGRSSKLIPFDWSGPDGS
- a CDS encoding DUF2182 domain-containing protein, producing MPPPRTWSRAELLLAGTLLALAAAAWLLTGGLAMPGMRMGILTGAHPMEPDPRSPLIAFGLFLLTWVVMMAAMMLPGIAPFMVGVSRLIRARARPGTLPALTVGYLLVWGAVGVLGYLVVRGFDAVAMGGDAIAVRAGAAVLLIAGAYQFTPLKRWCLVRCRSPLALVVRYADQAVRSRRGALLVGVGHGGYCLGCCWALMAVLLAAGVMSLAWMAGIAAVIVVEKVLPGGELFGRAFGALLAGMGALLLVAPGLVTAAA
- a CDS encoding aldo/keto reductase, which translates into the protein MEKRKLGRTGRDVGAVGFGAWQIGASWGDVSEDDALTALRAAVDAGVTFIDTADVYGDGRSERLVGRVLKEHPELTVATKMGRRVDQESAAYNPENFRAWNDRSRANLGVDTIDLVQLHCPPTAVYSVDAVFDDLDAMVAEGRIRAYGVSVETCAQALAAIERPGVAGVQIILNAFRHKPLEEVLPAARSAGVGIIARVPLASGLLSGRYTAVTTFADDDHRTFNRAGEAFDVGETFSGVDYETGLAAVERIRELIPEGMTMAQFALRWILDQPGVSTVIPGARNAEQARGNAAAAGFAPLPESVHAAVRDIYDELVRPQVHHRW